From a region of the Triticum aestivum cultivar Chinese Spring chromosome 7D, IWGSC CS RefSeq v2.1, whole genome shotgun sequence genome:
- the LOC123167620 gene encoding pentatricopeptide repeat-containing protein At5g48730, chloroplastic, with the protein MAAAPVASPFPTLPSPSPTLSTSPRRLHGRAVPPPAAAASPREQQQQQQSARGAAGAGESRRRREEEQAEAAAEEFERQRKEEVNRKIASRKALSIILRREATKAVLDKREPGKGTRRLLPRTVLEALHDRVAALRWESALKVFELMRDQVWYRPYVGIYIKLITMLGKCKQPGKAHELFQAMVDEGCAPNLESYTALVSAYSRSGSFDRAFSLLDQMKATPGCRPDVQTYSILIKSCLHAYDFDRVKDLLEDMARAGIRPNTVTYNTLIDAHGKAGRFAEMESTLLEMLSEDCKPDVWTMNSTLRAFGSSGQIETMESCYEKFQASGISPNIKTYNILLDSYGKAKMYEKMGAVMEYMQKYYYSWTIVTYNVVIDAFGRAGDLEQMEYIFRLMKSDRIKPNCVTLCSLIRAYGRADQVKKIETVLRVVENSDITLDIVFFNCLVDAYGRVGRLAEMWDVLNMMKEEQIRPDKVTCTTMIKWFLVKGIDDHRVQYLRDLKDGRSTDNK; encoded by the exons ATGGCCGCCGCGCCGGTGGCGTCCCCCTTCCCCACGCTCCCCTCGCCCTCCCCCACCCTCAGCACGTCCCCGCGCCGTCTTCACGGCCGCGCGGTCCCGCCACCAGCGGCGGCCGCCTCGCCgcgcgagcagcagcagcagcagcagagcgcCAGGGGCGCGGCGGGCGCGGGGGAAagcaggcggcggcgggaggaggaacaggcggaggccgcggcggaggagtTCGAGCGGCAGCGGAAGGAGGAGGTGAACCGCAAGATCGCCTCCCGGAAGGCGCTCTCCATCATCCTCCGGCGCGAGGCCACCAAGGCCGTCCTCGACAAGCGCGAGCCCGGCAAGGGcacccgccgcctcctcccccgcaCCGTCCTCGAGGCCCTTCACGACCGCGTCGCCGCGCTCCGCTGGGAGTCCGCCCTCAAG GTGTTCGAGCTAATGCGGGACCAGGTGTGGTACAGGCCGTACGTCGGGATATACATCAAGCTCATCACCATGCTCGGCAAGTGCAAGCAGCCGGGGAAGGCGCACGAGCTCTTCCAGGCCATGGTCGACGAGGGCTGCGCCCCCAACCTCGAGTCGTACACTGCCCTTGTCTCCGCGTACAGCAGGAGCGGCAGCTTCGACAGGGCTTTCTCCTTGCTTGATCAGATGAAGGCCACTCCTGGTTGCCGGCCCGATGTGCAGACATACTCGATCCTCATCAAGTCCTGCTTGCACGCCTATGACTTCGACAGGGTGAAGGACTTGCTGGAGGATATGGCGCGCGCGGGTATCCGCCCCAACACCGTGACTTATAATACTCTCATTGATGCTCATGGGAAAGCAGGAAG GTTTGCTGAGATGGAGTCAACTCTTCTTGAGATGTTGTCTGAAGACTGCAAGCCTGATGTGTGGACAATGAATTCTACTCTGAGAGCTTTCGGTAGCAGTGGTCAGATTGAGACAATGGAAAGCTGCTACGAGAAGTTCCAGGCATCTGGTATCTCCCCAAACATTAAGACCTACAACATTTTACTTGATTCCTATGGTAAAGCCAAAATGTATGAGAAGATGGGAGCAGTGAtggagtacatgcagaagtattACTATTCTTGGACAATAGTCACATACAACGTAGTTATTGATGCATTCGGAAGGGCCGGCGATCTTGAACAGATGGAATACATCTTTAGATTGATGAAATCAGACCGTATAAAACCTAACTGTGTCACCCTCTGTTCATTGATTAGAGCATATGGAAGGGCTGACCAAGTAAAGAAAATAGAGACAGTGTTAAGAGTTGTTGAGAATTCAGATATCACGTTGGATATTGTGTTTTTCAACTGTTTGGTGGACGCATATGGGAGGGTGGGGCGCTTGGCAGAGATGTGGGATGTTCTCAATATGATGAAGGAAGAGCAAATAAGACCAGACAAGGTAACCTGCACTACCATGATC